From the genome of Winogradskyella forsetii, one region includes:
- a CDS encoding DUF6265 family protein, protein MKLSIMMAIMVFQCYTASCKAQSKKNLEPKLENIAWISGTWHGEAFGGITEEIWSEPSGGSMMASFKLINDEKVTFYEIEVIREIENSLILQLKHFGPDLKGWETKDETVDFPLKEITETKVVFEGMTFEKISDYEMNIYVDIKDDQGKIEATKFNYRKKIEKPINQFTRVKKAKSKPIIDGKADDEIWSETNWLPLDQRWLGNPYSNEDFSGRYKLSWAEDALYLLAEIEDDKLIDKHSDPLIAWWDDDCLEVFIDEDNSGGEHQYSHNAFAYHIALDGNVVDMSTKKEGKLYNSHIESKRITTVNTSIWEVKIALFDDSYNDDGDNTSIKLQPGKEIGFALAYCDNDNSKERENFIGSVFVEGEDKNRGWIDANIFGTLKLII, encoded by the coding sequence ATGAAATTATCTATTATGATGGCTATAATGGTTTTTCAATGCTACACAGCATCTTGTAAGGCTCAAAGCAAGAAAAACCTCGAACCCAAATTAGAAAATATAGCATGGATTTCTGGCACATGGCATGGTGAAGCCTTTGGAGGCATCACGGAAGAAATTTGGAGCGAACCTTCCGGTGGTTCCATGATGGCATCGTTTAAATTAATTAACGACGAAAAAGTCACCTTTTATGAAATTGAGGTGATCAGAGAAATTGAAAACTCACTGATTCTTCAACTCAAACATTTTGGCCCAGATTTAAAAGGATGGGAAACCAAAGATGAAACTGTCGATTTTCCTCTCAAAGAAATCACCGAAACCAAAGTTGTTTTTGAAGGCATGACCTTTGAGAAAATTAGTGATTACGAAATGAATATCTATGTGGATATTAAAGATGACCAGGGTAAAATTGAAGCTACAAAATTCAACTATAGAAAGAAAATAGAGAAACCCATAAATCAATTTACAAGGGTAAAAAAAGCAAAATCAAAACCTATAATCGACGGAAAAGCGGACGATGAAATTTGGTCAGAAACTAATTGGTTACCATTAGACCAAAGATGGTTAGGAAACCCTTATTCCAATGAAGATTTTTCAGGTCGTTATAAATTATCTTGGGCAGAGGATGCCCTTTATCTATTGGCAGAAATAGAAGATGATAAATTAATTGACAAGCATTCTGATCCCTTAATAGCCTGGTGGGACGATGATTGTCTTGAAGTTTTTATAGACGAGGACAACAGTGGTGGCGAACATCAATATAGTCACAACGCCTTTGCTTACCACATCGCATTAGATGGAAATGTGGTAGATATGTCCACCAAGAAAGAAGGAAAATTATACAACTCGCATATAGAATCCAAACGCATCACAACCGTAAATACATCTATTTGGGAAGTAAAAATCGCTTTGTTTGATGACTCCTATAATGATGATGGAGACAATACTTCCATAAAATTGCAACCTGGAAAAGAGATCGGTTTCGCGCTAGCTTATTGCGATAATGACAACAGCAAGGAACGCGAGAATTTTATAGGTTCAGTGTTTGTTGAAGGGGAAGATAAAAACAGAGGTTGGATAGATGCAAATATTTTCGGAACTTTAAAACTCATTATCTAA
- a CDS encoding M28 family peptidase — protein MKYIVTLLVILFSFKSLAQTDQKIYDIIDAVSEENLRNDVRTLADFGTRHTLSDTLSETRGIGAARRWIKSQFDAISNDCSNCLEVFYQKDLVKKGTNQRIIKDVMIVNVVAIQRGTKYPNRFIIMSGDIDSRVSDPNDFTSDSPGANDNATGMAGAIEAARVLSNYTFENSIIYLGLSGEEQGLFGGQGMAKYAQENNWEIIGVLNNDMIGNISGVDGVIDNRTFRIFSEPITTAETDPEKLASQATRRRFYGGEVDGISRQLARYVYKTTQTYMPEMNPMMVYRLDRFGRGGHHRPFNDAGFAGIRIMEAHENYTQQHQDIRTENGIDYGDTFEHVNFPYCRKLTAVNAITMASLASAPPAPNEVGIGGIVEAAAKLKWNKVEGAKGYKIYWRDTTSPTWDNSRYIENATEFTLEGIVIDNFLFGVASVGADGYESMVVFPNKILR, from the coding sequence ATGAAATATATCGTCACACTTTTAGTAATACTTTTTTCATTTAAGTCATTAGCCCAAACCGATCAAAAAATCTATGATATTATTGATGCTGTTTCTGAAGAAAACTTGAGAAATGATGTCAGAACCCTTGCCGATTTTGGCACACGTCACACCTTAAGCGATACACTTTCAGAAACTAGAGGCATTGGTGCCGCTCGCCGATGGATAAAATCTCAATTTGATGCTATTTCTAATGATTGTAGCAACTGTTTAGAGGTGTTTTACCAAAAAGATTTAGTAAAAAAAGGAACTAACCAGCGCATCATAAAAGATGTGATGATAGTTAATGTGGTAGCGATTCAGCGAGGAACGAAATATCCCAATCGGTTCATTATTATGAGTGGAGACATAGATTCGAGAGTGTCTGATCCTAATGATTTTACTTCAGATTCTCCTGGTGCTAACGATAATGCTACAGGTATGGCTGGTGCTATTGAAGCTGCAAGGGTATTATCTAACTACACGTTCGAAAACAGCATCATCTATTTGGGATTATCTGGAGAAGAGCAAGGTTTATTTGGAGGTCAAGGCATGGCCAAATACGCACAAGAGAACAACTGGGAAATTATAGGAGTTTTAAATAATGATATGATTGGTAACATTTCCGGAGTTGATGGTGTGATAGACAACCGTACTTTCCGGATTTTCTCAGAACCCATTACTACTGCAGAAACAGATCCTGAAAAATTAGCAAGCCAAGCTACAAGACGACGTTTTTATGGTGGAGAGGTTGATGGTATTTCACGTCAACTAGCGCGTTATGTATATAAAACTACACAAACATATATGCCAGAAATGAACCCAATGATGGTATATCGATTAGACCGCTTTGGTCGTGGCGGTCATCATAGGCCATTTAATGATGCTGGTTTTGCTGGTATTCGAATCATGGAAGCGCATGAAAATTATACGCAACAGCATCAAGATATTAGAACTGAAAATGGCATAGACTACGGAGATACTTTTGAGCATGTCAACTTTCCATATTGTAGAAAATTAACTGCCGTTAATGCCATTACAATGGCAAGCCTTGCTTCTGCTCCACCAGCTCCAAATGAGGTTGGCATCGGTGGAATCGTAGAAGCAGCCGCCAAATTAAAATGGAATAAAGTTGAAGGTGCAAAAGGCTATAAAATCTATTGGCGAGATACAACTTCGCCAACTTGGGATAACAGCCGCTATATCGAAAATGCTACGGAATTCACTTTAGAAGGCATAGTTATTGATAATTTCCTTTTTGGAGTCGCTTCCGTAGGCGCTGATGGATATGAGAGTATGGTAGTTTTTCCGAATAAAATTTTACGCTAA